The sequence below is a genomic window from Vicinamibacterales bacterium.
GCGTCGTCGGCCTCGGCGACGTTGAGCGTGATGACGCCGTCGGCGTGGCCGGTCAGCACCCGGCCCCTTTCGCCGGGAGGGTCGGCGAGGAACTCGAACGCGAGACCGCGCAGCGGATCCTCGTCGCGCGTCGCGATCGGCAGCTGCGCAGCGGTCAGCGAGTAGACGAGACGGCGCTTGGCGGTCTCGAGACGATACCAGGCGAGCTTGTGGCCGGGCACGTCGAGATCGGGAATGACCCGCGTCAGCCGGCACGACTGGCAGAGATCGGCGTCGCCGTCGACGACGGTCCAGTTGCAGACTTCCTCGACACGGTAGTTGCGGCAGAGGCGATAGGTGCGGCCGCCGGCCGCCGGCAGCGGCGAGCGCCACAGGTCGGGTGCGGCGGGATCGGGATCGAGCGATCCCATGACCCGCAGATCCGGCAGGAAGGCGACGCGGCGGCGACACCCGAGGCAGACGGTGTTCTCGAAGAACAGCAGGTTGTCGCAGTGATCGCAATGAAAGACTTTCATCGGGTGGGTCCGTTCAGGTGAGCATTCACGTCGCGCTGAATCACGTTACGCACTATCGCTACGACCGGCCGGTGTCGCTGTCGCCGCACCAGATACGGCTGCGGCCGGCGCCCCACTGCCGTGCGCGTATTCTCTCGTACTCGCAGCGACTCGTCCCGGCGCTGCACTTCATGAACTGGCAGCAGGATCCGTACAGCAACTACGTCGCGCGCGTGACCTTCCCGGAGCGCACGCGCGAGCTGCGCGTCGAGATCGATCTCGTCACCGAGCACGCCGTCTTCAATCCGTTCGACTTCTTCCTCGAGCCGGCCGTCGAGCAGGCGCCGTTCGACTACGAACCGGCGCTGCTCCGCGATTTGCAGCCGTTCCTGCGCGTCGAGCCGATGAGCAGTCGTTTCGAGAGCTATCTCGCGTCGATCGATCGGACGCGTCAGCGGACGATCGACCGGCTGGTCGGCTTGAACCGGCGCCTCAGCCAGGACATCGGCTACGTGATCCGTCTGGAGCCCGGCGTCCAGAGCTGCGACGATACGCTGGCGCGTCGTACCGGCTCGTGCCGCGATTCGGCGTGGCTGCTCGTGCAGCTCCTGCGCCGGCTCGGCCTCGCCGCGCGGTTCGTGTCGGGCTACCTGATTCAACTGGCGCCCGATGTGCCATCGCTCGACGGTCCGAAGGGGGCGTCTCACGACTTCGCCGACCTGCATGCCTGGTGCGAGGTCTACCTGCCGGGTGCCGGCTGGGTCGGGCTCGATCCGACGTCTGGGCTGCTGGCCGGCGAAGGCCACCTGCCGCTCGCCTGCACGCCCGAGCCGACCGATGCCGCGCCGATCACCGGCGCCGTCGACGATTGCAAGGTCGAGTTCACCCACGCGATGACGGTGACCCGGATTCACGAGTCGCCGCGCGTCACCCACCCGTACCGAGACGACGAGTGGACGGCGATTCAGGCGGTGGCGCTCGCCGTCGACGCCGACCTGCGCCGCCAGGACGTCCGGCTGACGATGGGCGGCGAGCCGACGTTCGTGGCGATCGACGATCGCGACGGCGAGGAATGGAACACGGCGGCGCTCGGGCCGGCCAAGCGCGCCCGCGCATTCGATCTGTTGTGGCGGCTGAAGGACGCGTTCGCGCCGCAGGGGCTGCTGCACGTCGGCCAGGGTAAGTGGTACCCCGGCGAGCAGTTGCCGCGCTGGGCGCTTGGCTGCTACTGGCGTGTCGACGGCCAGCCGGTCTGGCGCAATCCAGCGCTGTTCGCCGACGAGTCCCATCCCGACGGCGTGGGCGCCGATGATGCCGAGCGATTCCTGCGCGCGCTCGCCCGGCGCCTCGGGCTCAGCGATCACTTCGTGCGTGCCGGCTACGAAGACGTCTGGTACTACCTGTGGCGCGAGGGGAGGCTGCCTGTCAACGTCGATCCGCTCGACGCCAGGGTCGACGACGAGCTCGAGCGCGCGCGGCTGCGCCGCGTCTTCGATCGCGGACTCGCGGCGCCGGTCGGCTACGCCCTGCCGCTCACGACCGGGCCGGCGCCGGCGGCTGGCTGGCGCACCGGTCCGTGGTTCCTGCGCGATGAAAAGATGTATCTGCTGCCGGGCGATTCGCCGATGGGCTATCGCCTGCCACTCGACTCGCTGCCGTGGGCGGCGCCGGAAGACGTCACGCCGGACATCGAACGCGATCCGATGGCGCCGCATCCGCCGCTCCCTGACGCGGGTGTCGCGGTACCGGATCCGCCTCCGTCGCCGGGCGATGGCGGCCCTCCGCGCCAGCCGACGCGCGGCGAGTCCGCGCGCGACAGCATCAGGACCGCCGTCTGCGCCGAGTCGCGCAACGGCACGCTGCACGTCTTCATGCCGCCGATGCCGATCCTCGAGGCCTATCTCGATCTCGTCAGCTGTGTCGAGGAGACGGCGGCGGCGCTCGGCGTCCGCGTGGTCGTCGAAGGCTACCGTCCGCCCGACGACGATCGCCTGCGGGTGTTCCAGGTGGCACCGGACCCTGGCGTGATCGAGGTCAACGTCCAGCCGAGCGACAACTGGCCGGACCTCGTGACGATCACCGAGCGCCTCTATGGCGAGGCCGTCGGCGCGCGTCTGGCGAGCGAGAAGTTCATGCTCGACGGCCGCCACACCGGCACCGGCGGCGGCAATCACTTCGTGCTCGGCGGCGCGACGGCGAACGACAGTCCGTTCCTGCGCCGGCCCGACCTGCTGCGCAGCCTGGCGAGCTACTGGCACAACCATCCGTCGCTGTCGTTCCTGTTCTCCGGCCTGTTCGTCGGCCCGACCAGCCAGGCGCCGCGCGTCGACGAGGCGCGGCACGACAGCGTCTACGAGCTGGAGCTGGCGTTCGGCCGGCTGCCGGTACCGGGACAGCCGGCGCCGCCGTGGACGATCGACCGGGCGCTCCGCCACCTGCTCGTCGACGTCACCGGCAACACGCATCGCGCCGAATTCTGCATCGACAAGCTGTATCCGCCGGAGGCGTCGGCCGGCCGGCGCGGCCTGCTCGAGCTGCGCGCCTTCGAGATGCCGCCGCATCCGCGCATGAGTCTGGCCCAGCAACTGCTGCTGCGGGCGCTGGTCGCGCGCTTCTGGCGCCAGCCGTATGAAGCGCGCCTGACGCGCTGGGGCACCGACCTCCACGATCGCTTCATGCTGCCGTACTTCGTGTGGCAGGATTTCGAGGAGGTGGTCGACGAGCTGCGGCGCAGCGGCCATGCGATCGATGCGCGCTGGTTCCTGCCGCATCACGAGTTCCGGTTCCCGCACGCCGGCGATATCGCGGTCCGTGGCTTGACGCTGCAACTTCGACAGGCGCTCGAGCCGTGGCCGGCGCTCGGCGAAGAGGGGGCAGCCGGCGCCACGGTGCGATTCGTGGACTCGTCGCTCGAGCGCATGCAGGTGCATCTCACGGGCTTGACCGACGGACGCTTCGTCCTGACCTGCAACAGGCGGGCAGTGCCGCTGCAGCCGACCGGGCGCAACGGCGAGTTCGTCGCCGGCGTGCGTTACCGCGCCTGGCATCCGCCATCGGCGTTGCACCCGTCGATCGGTGTCCACGCGCCGCTGACGTTCGATCTCGTCGACACCTGGATGCGTCGTTCGCTCGGCGGCTGCCGCTATCACGTGGCGCATCCGGGTGGCCGCAGTTATGATCGCTTTCCGGTGAACAGCTACGAGGCCGAGAGCCGCCGCCTCGCCCGCTTCGAGCGGCTCGGTCACACGCCCGGACGGATCGACGCGGCGCCGGCGGCGCCCTCCCGCGAGTTCCCCTTTACCCTGGATCTGCGCACGTGAGCGTCCCAAGCGCCGCCAGCGCGGCGCCGCCGCCCGGCTTCGCGCCGCTGCTCGACGGGTACCGTACGCCCGACGGCCACTACGACGAGCTCCTCGACGCACGCGGACGCGTGCGCGGGCCGTGGGCCTCGTTCGGTCGGCACGTGCCCGACATGAGCGCTGCCACGCTGGCGACCGCGCAGTCACGCGTCGCCAAGCAGATCCAGGAGAGCAGCATCACGCACGCGGTCTACGCGGCGACGGACGGGCGTCTGCGCCCCTGGCAGCTCGACGTGCTCCCGCTCATCGTCACGGCGGCGGAATGGGCGCCGCTCGCCGACGGCGTCGCGCAGCTGGCGCGCCTGCTCAACCGCATGACCGCCGATCTCTACGGGCCGCGGACGCTCCTGCGCGACGGCCTGGTGCCGCCGGCGCTGGTGTTCAGCCATCCCGGATTCCTCCGTGCCTGCCAGGGTACCGTTCCGGCGGCCGGCATCTTCCTTCAGCAGGTCGCCGTCGATCTGGCGCGCAGCCTCGACGGCTCGTGGCAGATCGTCAACGTCCGCACGCAAACACCGGCCGGTGCCGGCTTCGCGCTCGAGAACCGCGCGACGCTCATCCGGATGTTCCCAGAGGCGTTCCGCGAGCTGCACGTGGACGCCGTGGCGCCCTACTTCGCGGCGCTGAACCAGACGCTGGTCCGGACGGCGCCGTGCGACGAGGGGCCGCCGCGCATCGTGCTGCTGACGCCAGGACCGTACAGCGGCCGCTATTTCGAGCACGCCTATCTGGCCCGCTACTTCGGCTTCGCGCTCGTCGAAGGCGCCGACCTCACCGTGCGGCACGATCGCGTGTTTCTCAAGACGATCGAAGGCCTGCGTCAGGTCCACGCGGTCGTCCGACATCTCGCCGACGACTTCTGCGATCCGCTCGATCTGCGCGCCGATTCGGCGCTCGGCGTGCCGGGTCTGGTTCAGGCCTGGCGCGCCGGGCGTGTGCTGGTCGCCAACGCGTTCGGCGCGAGCGTGCTGGAGTCGCCGGCGTTGCGCGGCCTGCTGCCCGATGTGGCGCCGGCGTTCATCGGCGAACCACTCGCCCTCTCGGTGCGGCCCGTCCGGTGGGCCGGCGATCGAGCCGGCGGAGGCGCCGCGGTGGCGGAAGCGCCCGTGCGGTCGTCGTATGCGCCGGTGTGGCACGACGGCCGCCTCGCCAGTCATCCGATGCTTCTACGCGTGTTCGCCGTCGCCGACGGGGACGGCGGCTATCGGGTGATGACAGGCGGCCTGACGCGCACCGGCGGACCCGGCCAGGCGATGGTGACGAGCGGCGCGGGGGGGAGCAAGGATACCTGGGTCCTGTGCGAACCCTCGATCGGTTCGCGCCCGCCGGAGCCGTCGCTCGTGCCGCAGGCCGGCAGGGCGACCGGCGGCGCCGCCGGGGCAGTCTCGAGTCGCGCCGCCGAACACCTGTTCTGGCTGGGACGGTATGTCGAGCGAGCCGAAACCGCCGCCCGTCTCCTGCGCACCGCCCTGGCGGGCCTCAGCGATCCGTCCACGCCCGAGGTGCCGCGGCCGTTCCTGCTTCGGGTGTGCCGGACGAACGGCCTGCTCGAACGGGCCGAATCGATCGAGGGGGACGATGCCGATCCCGATCCGGACTTCGAGAGCGACCTGCCGGCGCCGGACCTGATGGATCGGCTCGTCGACGATCTGTTCGACGCGGAATCACGCCGCAGTCTGGCCTTCGACGTCCGCCAGACGGTCCGCGTCGCCGGGGCCATCCGCGATCGGCTCTCGTCGGACAACTGGCGTCTGCTCAATCAGCTCTTCGCCCTCGTCGCGGTGCGGCCGGCGCGCCGGCCCGACTGCCTCGAGACGCTCGCGCTGCTCGAACGCGCCATCGTGTCGCTCGTCGCGGTCGCCGGCCTCGAGGTGGCGCACATGTCGCGCGACCACGGCTGGCGCTTTCTGAGTATCGGCCGTCATCTCGAACGGCTGCTGGCGATGGCGACGACCTTCGCCACGCTCACGCCGGACGAAGCCGAGGATCCGATCGTCCTCGCATGGCTGCTCGACGCGTCGGGCAGCCTCGGGACGTTCCGGGCCCGCTACGCCCGCCAGCCGGAATGGTCCGCGGTCGTCGAGCTCCTCCTGTTCGATCGCCTGAGCCCGCGCTCGCTGTCGTTCCAGGTCGGCAAGATCGCCTCGCACGTGCCGCAGTTCCCTGACGCGGCGGCGCTCGACATCCTGCCGGATCTCCGCCGCCTCGATCGCGTCTGCCAGGAGGCGGTCGGTCTGCCGGATCGGCGCGCCGGCTCACCGGCGGTTGCGTCGCTGCTCGCCGGCTGCCAGGACGTGGCGCAGCGCGTCTCCGACTCACTCACCGCCCGATATTTCAGCCACGCCTACGAATTGCCGCATGTGACCACGGGACGATGAGCGCGATCTACCGCATCCAGCACGAGACGCGCTATCGCCACAGCGCCCCGGTGACGGTCTCGCAGCACGTCGGCTGTCTCACACCGCGCCGGCTGCCGCAGCAGATCCTCCACGCGTGGCGCCTGGACGTGACGCCGGAACCCGACGACCGCGGCGAGCGCCTCGACTACTTCGGCAACGTGGTGACACAGCTCTCGATCGTCAAGCCGTACACCGAGCTGCTCGTCCACGCCGAGAGCCGCGTCGCCGCAAACGCCCGTCCGCGTCCAATTGCGCCGGACGGGGGCCCGGCCTGGGAAACCGTGCGCGATGCCGGGGCCTGGCGCGTCGGTCGCGCGCTTGGCGACGCCGACGAGTACCGCTATCCGTCGCCGTTCGTCGAGATCGACGCGGCGTTCGCCGGCTACGCGCGCGCCGATTTCGCGCCGCGCCGGCCGCTGCTGGCAGCGGCGATCGCGCTGATGCACCGCGTCCACCACGACTTCACCTTCGATCCCGGCACGACGACCGTCACCACGCCGCTGTCGCGCGTCCTGATCGATCGTCGCGGCGTCTGCCAGGACTTCGCGCACGTGCTGATCGGCTGCCTGCGGTCGCTCGGCTTGCCGGCGCGCTACGTCAGCGGCTACCTGTTGACCGATCCGCCGCCGGGCAGCCCGCGGCTGCTCGGTGCCGATGCCTCGCACGCGTGGCTCTCGGTGTGGTGTCCGTCGCACGGCTGGGTCGATCTCGATCCCACCAACGACGTCCTTCCCGACGAACGGCACATCACCGTGGCGTGGGGCCGCGACTACGGCGACGTCAGCCCGCTGCGCGGCGTCGTCCTCGGCGGCGGCGAGCACGAGCTGTCGGTCGCCGTCAGCGTCGTGCCGGAGGGCGAGGCGTGAGCTCGATCGGCGGCAGCGGGCGCGCGACGATGCGTGTGTGATAGCGCTCGACGTCCGCGATTTGCGCTGCGGTCAGCGGCGGACGCTCGGATGGCGCGAACGGATAGTGCGGCATGCCGTGGAACGGCACCGGACCGAGCGTGTCCGGGCTGGCCGAGTGCAGATCCATCTCCTTGCTGAAGCCGTCGCCAAAGAAGAGGAAGGTCCGCGTCCAGCCGGCTGGAAGGGCCGGCAGCGCCGCCGCGTCGAAACTCAGCGCGATCTCGTCGCCGCTGCGCGCGATGACGAAGCGATCGTCGGACGCGAGCAGCAGCTCCCGCACGTCACCCTCGCGCGTGTAGCGGCCGGGGAAGAGCTTCCACGGCGAGTCGTTCGACACGGTGTCGTAGTCGTAGCCGAACGGCTCGCGCCCGTCGGGTGAGCCTTCCCTGGAGAATCCGCGCCAGTGCAGCGAGGCGGTCAGCGGGTCGAGCGTCGTTTCGCGCGTCTCGGCTCGGCCGTCAGATGTGTCGACGAGCACGCGATCCCAGTAGATCTTCATCGACGTCACGATCCGCACGCGCGCCGCCGACGCCGGCACCTTGCCGGTGAGATCGACCGTCACCGTCTGCGGCCGTCCGGCGGGAAAGCCGATGTCGTCGATGACCGTGCGCCAGCCGCCGACGCCGTCCTCGACCTGCAGCGAGGGCAGCGTCATCCGCAGGCCGCTCTGGCTCGCGGCGTAGTTGTCCACCGAGAAGGCGTAGTCGGTCCAGCCGGTGAGGAGCAGCATCCGGTGGCCGCCAGGGCCGGCGGGCGGCAGCGTCAGGGTCAGTGAATGCATCTTTGCGTAGCCGCGCACGCGATCGGACGCGAACCCGTCGACGAACCTTCGGTCGAGACGCGAGACCGCCTCGAGCACGTCGCGTCCCTGGTCGTCGACCGCGGCGAGCGGCGGGCGCGCGCCGCGCGTGGTGATCAGCCGGAACGGTTCCGGCGTCGTGCGCAAGCCGGCGTTCGGCCATATTTCGACGTCGAGCGGGTGGGCGACGGCAATCAGACGCACGCGGTCGAGGAACATCGATTCCTCGAGCTCGTTGGTGACGCGGATGTCGTAGCGGCCGTCGCGCGGCTTGAGCTGGTCGCCGGTGACCCGCACGTATTCGACCGGATCGGGTGTGTTGCGTTCGCCTGGCGGATCCTCGAGATATCCCATCTCGCCGCCGCCCAGGAAGTCGGTGATGAACGCGAATCGGGTGCCGTCCCAGGTGTAGAGGAACGGGCACGACGAAGGCTTCCGATCGAGCTCTTCGACCTTGAGTGAGCCGGCGATCGTGCCACCGGGCTGGGCCGGTGTTTCCGACTGCAGGATGCCCGACGGCCAGAGGACGCGGATG
It includes:
- a CDS encoding transglutaminase family protein, with translation MSIHVALNHVTHYRYDRPVSLSPHQIRLRPAPHCRARILSYSQRLVPALHFMNWQQDPYSNYVARVTFPERTRELRVEIDLVTEHAVFNPFDFFLEPAVEQAPFDYEPALLRDLQPFLRVEPMSSRFESYLASIDRTRQRTIDRLVGLNRRLSQDIGYVIRLEPGVQSCDDTLARRTGSCRDSAWLLVQLLRRLGLAARFVSGYLIQLAPDVPSLDGPKGASHDFADLHAWCEVYLPGAGWVGLDPTSGLLAGEGHLPLACTPEPTDAAPITGAVDDCKVEFTHAMTVTRIHESPRVTHPYRDDEWTAIQAVALAVDADLRRQDVRLTMGGEPTFVAIDDRDGEEWNTAALGPAKRARAFDLLWRLKDAFAPQGLLHVGQGKWYPGEQLPRWALGCYWRVDGQPVWRNPALFADESHPDGVGADDAERFLRALARRLGLSDHFVRAGYEDVWYYLWREGRLPVNVDPLDARVDDELERARLRRVFDRGLAAPVGYALPLTTGPAPAAGWRTGPWFLRDEKMYLLPGDSPMGYRLPLDSLPWAAPEDVTPDIERDPMAPHPPLPDAGVAVPDPPPSPGDGGPPRQPTRGESARDSIRTAVCAESRNGTLHVFMPPMPILEAYLDLVSCVEETAAALGVRVVVEGYRPPDDDRLRVFQVAPDPGVIEVNVQPSDNWPDLVTITERLYGEAVGARLASEKFMLDGRHTGTGGGNHFVLGGATANDSPFLRRPDLLRSLASYWHNHPSLSFLFSGLFVGPTSQAPRVDEARHDSVYELELAFGRLPVPGQPAPPWTIDRALRHLLVDVTGNTHRAEFCIDKLYPPEASAGRRGLLELRAFEMPPHPRMSLAQQLLLRALVARFWRQPYEARLTRWGTDLHDRFMLPYFVWQDFEEVVDELRRSGHAIDARWFLPHHEFRFPHAGDIAVRGLTLQLRQALEPWPALGEEGAAGATVRFVDSSLERMQVHLTGLTDGRFVLTCNRRAVPLQPTGRNGEFVAGVRYRAWHPPSALHPSIGVHAPLTFDLVDTWMRRSLGGCRYHVAHPGGRSYDRFPVNSYEAESRRLARFERLGHTPGRIDAAPAAPSREFPFTLDLRT
- a CDS encoding circularly permuted type 2 ATP-grasp protein — protein: MSVPSAASAAPPPGFAPLLDGYRTPDGHYDELLDARGRVRGPWASFGRHVPDMSAATLATAQSRVAKQIQESSITHAVYAATDGRLRPWQLDVLPLIVTAAEWAPLADGVAQLARLLNRMTADLYGPRTLLRDGLVPPALVFSHPGFLRACQGTVPAAGIFLQQVAVDLARSLDGSWQIVNVRTQTPAGAGFALENRATLIRMFPEAFRELHVDAVAPYFAALNQTLVRTAPCDEGPPRIVLLTPGPYSGRYFEHAYLARYFGFALVEGADLTVRHDRVFLKTIEGLRQVHAVVRHLADDFCDPLDLRADSALGVPGLVQAWRAGRVLVANAFGASVLESPALRGLLPDVAPAFIGEPLALSVRPVRWAGDRAGGGAAVAEAPVRSSYAPVWHDGRLASHPMLLRVFAVADGDGGYRVMTGGLTRTGGPGQAMVTSGAGGSKDTWVLCEPSIGSRPPEPSLVPQAGRATGGAAGAVSSRAAEHLFWLGRYVERAETAARLLRTALAGLSDPSTPEVPRPFLLRVCRTNGLLERAESIEGDDADPDPDFESDLPAPDLMDRLVDDLFDAESRRSLAFDVRQTVRVAGAIRDRLSSDNWRLLNQLFALVAVRPARRPDCLETLALLERAIVSLVAVAGLEVAHMSRDHGWRFLSIGRHLERLLAMATTFATLTPDEAEDPIVLAWLLDASGSLGTFRARYARQPEWSAVVELLLFDRLSPRSLSFQVGKIASHVPQFPDAAALDILPDLRRLDRVCQEAVGLPDRRAGSPAVASLLAGCQDVAQRVSDSLTARYFSHAYELPHVTTGR
- a CDS encoding transglutaminase family protein — protein: MSAIYRIQHETRYRHSAPVTVSQHVGCLTPRRLPQQILHAWRLDVTPEPDDRGERLDYFGNVVTQLSIVKPYTELLVHAESRVAANARPRPIAPDGGPAWETVRDAGAWRVGRALGDADEYRYPSPFVEIDAAFAGYARADFAPRRPLLAAAIALMHRVHHDFTFDPGTTTVTTPLSRVLIDRRGVCQDFAHVLIGCLRSLGLPARYVSGYLLTDPPPGSPRLLGADASHAWLSVWCPSHGWVDLDPTNDVLPDERHITVAWGRDYGDVSPLRGVVLGGGEHELSVAVSVVPEGEA